In Streptomyces puniciscabiei, a single genomic region encodes these proteins:
- a CDS encoding S-adenosylmethionine:tRNA ribosyltransferase-isomerase, which translates to MTVLVRVPPELSARVPVEQRGPGLDRDAVRLLVSRGTEVTHHGFRELPRLLRAGDLLVVNTSPTLAAAVDGRTGHARVVVHFSTRGDDGRWAVELREPDGRGTTRARTGTRASTEVVLPGAGRLVLQEPLSPRGERLRWARAEGDVLAMLRAHGRPIRYSYTESDQPLSVYQTVFALPSPDGAGSAEMPSAARPFTASLVAELVSRGVQFAPVTLHTGVASAEAHEPPYPERFSVPETSARLVNAARAGDGRVIAVGTTAVRAVESAAGPDGVVRAAEGWTDLVVTPGRGVRVVEGLLTGLHEPEASHLLMLRAVAGPAAVDRAYEEALRGLYLWHEFGDVHLILPEEGTHAERCDGNSW; encoded by the coding sequence GTGACCGTCCTCGTGCGGGTCCCTCCGGAGCTGTCCGCGCGCGTGCCCGTCGAGCAGCGGGGTCCGGGGCTGGACCGGGACGCCGTACGGCTGCTGGTGTCGCGGGGCACGGAGGTGACGCACCACGGGTTCCGGGAGCTGCCGCGGCTGCTGCGGGCCGGGGACCTGTTGGTGGTCAACACCTCCCCCACGCTGGCCGCCGCGGTGGACGGGCGGACCGGGCACGCGCGCGTGGTGGTGCATTTCTCCACGCGCGGGGACGACGGCCGGTGGGCGGTGGAGCTGCGCGAACCGGATGGGCGAGGTACCACGCGCGCGCGTACGGGCACGCGCGCGAGTACGGAGGTGGTGCTGCCGGGGGCGGGGCGGCTGGTACTGCAGGAGCCGCTGAGTCCGCGCGGGGAGCGGCTCCGGTGGGCCCGGGCGGAAGGGGACGTCCTCGCGATGCTGCGCGCGCACGGGCGGCCCATTCGCTACTCCTATACGGAGAGCGACCAGCCGCTGTCGGTGTACCAGACGGTCTTCGCGCTGCCGTCGCCGGACGGGGCGGGCAGCGCGGAGATGCCGAGTGCGGCGCGCCCCTTCACCGCGTCCCTGGTGGCGGAGCTGGTGAGCCGGGGTGTGCAGTTCGCGCCGGTCACGCTGCACACGGGGGTGGCGTCGGCGGAGGCGCACGAGCCGCCGTATCCGGAGCGGTTCTCGGTGCCGGAGACGTCGGCGCGGCTGGTCAACGCCGCGAGGGCGGGTGACGGGCGGGTGATCGCCGTCGGTACGACTGCCGTGCGGGCGGTGGAGTCGGCGGCCGGGCCGGACGGGGTGGTACGGGCGGCCGAGGGGTGGACGGACCTGGTCGTGACGCCCGGGCGCGGGGTGCGGGTGGTGGAGGGGCTGCTGACCGGGCTGCACGAGCCGGAGGCCTCGCATCTGCTGATGCTGCGGGCGGTGGCGGGGCCGGCCGCGGTCGACCGTGCCTATGAGGAGGCGCTCCGGGGGCTCTACCTGTGGCACGAGTTCGGCGACGTCCATCTCATCCTGCCGGAGGAGGGCACTCACGCAGAGCGTTGCGATGGCAACTCATGGTGA
- a CDS encoding SDR family NAD(P)-dependent oxidoreductase yields the protein MPVAIITGASKGLGRALAEALAKRGWDLVLDARGAGALKEAAESVAGHGTRVAAHAGDVTDAGHRAELVAAARTLGGVDLVVNNAGILGAEPLVPLGAQSLNGFRAALETNVVAPLGLLREALPLLREAPAGAVINVSSDAAVEAYRAWGAYGATKAAVDQLSAVLAVEEPELRVWWVDPGGMRTDMLAAAEPGEDLSGTPAPEEIAPAFVRLLDRRPPSGRYTAQALLEAL from the coding sequence ATGCCGGTGGCGATCATCACGGGGGCCTCGAAGGGCCTGGGGCGGGCACTCGCGGAGGCACTCGCCAAGCGGGGCTGGGACCTGGTGCTGGACGCCCGGGGCGCAGGGGCCCTCAAGGAGGCCGCGGAGAGCGTCGCGGGGCACGGCACGCGCGTGGCGGCGCACGCCGGGGACGTGACGGACGCAGGGCACCGGGCGGAGCTGGTGGCCGCGGCCCGCACGCTCGGCGGTGTCGATCTGGTGGTGAACAACGCGGGGATCCTGGGGGCCGAGCCCCTGGTGCCGCTCGGTGCCCAGTCGCTGAACGGCTTCCGGGCGGCGCTGGAGACCAATGTGGTGGCTCCGCTGGGCCTGCTGCGCGAGGCGCTGCCGCTGCTGCGGGAGGCCCCGGCGGGTGCGGTGATCAACGTGAGCTCGGACGCGGCGGTGGAGGCCTACCGCGCATGGGGCGCGTACGGGGCGACGAAGGCGGCGGTGGACCAGCTCTCGGCGGTGCTGGCGGTGGAGGAGCCGGAGCTGCGGGTCTGGTGGGTCGATCCGGGCGGGATGCGCACGGACATGCTGGCCGCCGCCGAACCCGGGGAGGATCTGTCGGGGACGCCAGCGCCGGAGGAGATCGCTCCCGCTTTCGTGCGGCTGCTGGACCGCCGCCCGCCGAGCGGCCGGTACACGGCTCAGGCGCTGCTGGAGGCGCTGTGA
- a CDS encoding GAF domain-containing sensor histidine kinase: MSQGPRSGLAAVSSALLAMSRHLEVRDVLKTIVASARELLDAQYAALGVPDDHGGFAQFVVDGVSDAQWKAIGPLPRQHGILAAMLHEARPERLADVRKDPRFEGWPSAHPELADFLGLPIRDGDEVIGALFLANKNCAKREGSCGFTEEDQDLLGILAQHAAIALTNARLYERSRELTIAEERSRLAHELHDAVSQKLFSLRLTAQAAAALVDRDPARAKGELHQVAALAAEAADELRAAVVELRPAALDEDGLIATLRTQTQVLDRAHTARVTFTSNGFRALPAAQEEALLRVAQEALHNALRHSGADHVEVSVGRRGCGAVLRVTDDGSGFDPKAVRRAGRHLGLVSMRDRASGVGGTLTVESVPGEGTTIEMEVPGG; this comes from the coding sequence ATGAGTCAAGGCCCCCGGTCCGGCCTCGCAGCGGTCAGTTCCGCGCTGCTGGCCATGAGCAGGCATCTGGAGGTGCGCGACGTCCTGAAGACGATCGTCGCCTCCGCCCGCGAGCTGCTGGACGCGCAGTACGCCGCCCTCGGCGTCCCCGACGACCACGGCGGCTTCGCCCAGTTCGTCGTCGACGGCGTCAGCGACGCCCAGTGGAAGGCCATCGGCCCGCTGCCCCGCCAGCACGGCATCCTCGCCGCGATGCTGCACGAGGCCCGCCCCGAGCGGCTCGCCGACGTGCGCAAGGACCCCCGCTTCGAGGGCTGGCCGTCCGCACACCCCGAGCTGGCCGACTTCCTGGGCCTGCCCATCCGCGACGGCGACGAGGTCATCGGCGCACTGTTCCTCGCGAACAAGAACTGCGCGAAACGCGAGGGGAGTTGCGGCTTCACCGAGGAGGACCAGGACCTGCTGGGCATCCTCGCCCAGCACGCCGCGATCGCCCTCACCAACGCCCGCCTGTACGAGCGCAGCCGCGAACTGACCATCGCCGAGGAACGCTCCCGCCTCGCCCACGAACTGCACGACGCGGTCAGCCAGAAGCTCTTCTCCCTGCGCCTGACCGCCCAGGCGGCGGCGGCGCTCGTCGACCGCGACCCCGCCCGCGCCAAGGGCGAACTGCACCAGGTCGCCGCCCTCGCCGCCGAGGCCGCCGACGAACTGCGCGCCGCCGTGGTGGAGTTGCGCCCCGCCGCGCTGGACGAGGACGGCCTGATCGCCACCCTGCGCACCCAGACCCAGGTCCTCGACCGCGCCCACACCGCGCGCGTGACCTTCACCAGCAACGGCTTCCGCGCCCTGCCCGCCGCCCAGGAGGAGGCCCTGCTCAGGGTCGCCCAGGAAGCCCTGCACAACGCGCTGCGCCACTCCGGCGCCGACCACGTCGAGGTGAGCGTGGGGCGGCGCGGCTGCGGAGCCGTGCTGCGCGTCACCGACGACGGCAGCGGCTTCGACCCGAAGGCGGTCCGCCGCGCCGGTCGGCATCTGGGCCTGGTCTCGATGCGGGACCGCGCGAGCGGGGTCGGCGGCACGCTGACCGTGGAGTCGGTGCCCGGCGAGGGCACCACGATCGAGATGGAGGTCCCCGGTGGCTGA
- a CDS encoding response regulator produces MADAIRVLLVDDHQVVRRGLRTFLEVQNDIEVVGEAADGAEGVARAEELRPDVVLMDVKMPGMDGVEALRRLRELDNPARVLIVTSFTEQRTVVPALRAGAAGYVYKDVDPDALAGAIRSVHAGHILLQPEVAGALLSQDEVNSGQSRGGSLTDREREVLGLIADGRSNREIARALVLSEKTVKTHVSNILMKLDLADRTQAALWAVRHGVTG; encoded by the coding sequence GTGGCTGACGCGATCAGGGTGCTGCTCGTCGACGACCACCAGGTCGTCCGCCGGGGCCTGCGCACCTTCCTGGAGGTGCAGAACGACATCGAGGTGGTCGGCGAGGCCGCCGACGGCGCCGAGGGCGTCGCCCGTGCCGAGGAACTGCGCCCGGACGTCGTCCTGATGGACGTCAAGATGCCGGGCATGGACGGCGTCGAGGCCCTGCGCCGGCTGCGCGAACTCGACAATCCCGCGCGCGTGCTCATCGTCACCAGCTTCACCGAGCAGCGCACGGTCGTACCGGCCCTGCGCGCGGGCGCCGCCGGATACGTCTACAAGGACGTGGACCCCGACGCCCTCGCCGGCGCCATCCGCTCCGTGCACGCCGGCCACATCCTGCTCCAGCCCGAGGTCGCCGGCGCCCTGCTCTCCCAGGATGAGGTCAACTCCGGCCAGAGCAGAGGAGGTTCGCTCACCGACCGGGAGCGCGAGGTGCTCGGCCTGATCGCGGACGGCCGCTCCAACCGCGAGATCGCCCGCGCCCTCGTGCTGTCCGAGAAGACCGTCAAGACGCATGTCTCCAACATCCTGATGAAACTCGACCTCGCCGACCGCACCCAGGCCGCGCTGTGGGCCGTACGCCATGGCGTGACCGGCTGA
- the chpE gene encoding chaplin ChpE gives MKNLKKAAAVTMVAGGLLAAGAGMASATEGAHACGEAQGSPGVISGNVIQAPVHIPVNAVGNSVSVVGVLNPAFGNLGVNH, from the coding sequence GTGAAGAACCTGAAGAAGGCCGCGGCCGTGACGATGGTGGCCGGTGGCCTGCTGGCGGCCGGCGCGGGGATGGCCTCCGCCACGGAGGGCGCCCACGCCTGCGGCGAGGCCCAGGGCTCCCCGGGCGTCATCTCGGGCAACGTCATCCAGGCCCCGGTGCACATCCCGGTGAACGCGGTCGGCAACAGCGTGAGCGTCGTCGGCGTGCTGAACCCGGCCTTCGGCAACCTCGGCGTCAACCACTGA
- a CDS encoding ABC transporter ATP-binding protein, with product MSDVLELQDVSVVREGRALVDQVSWSVKEGERWVILGPNGAGKTTLLNVASSYLFPSKGTATILGDTLGKVDVFELRPRIGVAGIAMAEKLPKRQTVLETVLTAAYGMTAHWQEEYDEVDEQRARAFLDRLGMSDYLDRRFGTLSEGERKRTLIARALMTDPELLLLDEPAAGLDLGGREDLVRRLGRLARDPIAPSMIMVTHHVEEIAPGFTHVLMIRQGKVLAAGPIELELTSRNLSLCFGLPLVVEQVGDRWTAQGLPLS from the coding sequence ATGAGCGATGTTCTGGAGCTTCAGGACGTATCCGTGGTCCGCGAGGGCCGGGCTCTGGTGGACCAGGTCTCCTGGTCGGTGAAGGAGGGCGAGCGCTGGGTCATCCTCGGCCCCAACGGCGCCGGCAAGACCACCCTCCTGAACGTCGCCTCCAGCTACCTCTTCCCCAGCAAGGGCACCGCCACCATCCTCGGCGACACCCTCGGCAAGGTCGACGTCTTCGAGCTGCGCCCCCGCATCGGCGTGGCCGGCATCGCCATGGCCGAGAAGCTCCCGAAGCGCCAGACGGTCCTGGAGACGGTCCTCACGGCCGCCTACGGCATGACCGCCCACTGGCAGGAGGAGTACGACGAGGTCGACGAGCAGCGAGCCCGCGCCTTCCTCGACCGCCTCGGCATGAGCGACTACCTCGACCGCCGCTTCGGCACCCTCTCCGAGGGCGAGCGCAAGCGCACCCTCATCGCCCGCGCCCTGATGACCGACCCCGAGCTGCTCCTGCTCGACGAGCCCGCCGCCGGCCTCGACCTCGGTGGCCGCGAGGACCTGGTCCGCCGCCTCGGCCGGCTCGCGCGCGACCCCATCGCCCCCTCGATGATCATGGTGACGCACCACGTCGAGGAGATCGCCCCCGGCTTCACCCACGTCCTGATGATCCGCCAGGGCAAGGTCCTCGCCGCCGGCCCGATCGAGCTGGAACTGACCTCCCGCAACCTCTCCCTCTGCTTCGGCCTCCCGCTCGTCGTCGAGCAGGTCGGCGACCGCTGGACGGCCCAGGGCCTGCCCCTGTCCTGA
- a CDS encoding NfeD family protein — protein MNDIDAWVWWLVGAAALGIPLVVTAMPEFGMLAVGAVAAAVVAALGFDGVIQVLAFVVVSVALIAVVRPIAARHGRQRPQLATGIDALKGKQAVVLERVDGSGGRIKLAGEIWSARALDTGRAYEVGQEVDVVDIEGATAIVI, from the coding sequence GTGAACGACATCGACGCATGGGTGTGGTGGCTCGTCGGCGCGGCGGCGCTCGGAATCCCGCTCGTGGTCACCGCCATGCCGGAGTTCGGCATGCTCGCGGTGGGAGCCGTCGCGGCCGCCGTGGTCGCCGCCCTCGGCTTCGACGGCGTGATCCAGGTCCTCGCGTTCGTCGTCGTCTCCGTCGCGCTCATCGCCGTCGTCCGCCCCATCGCGGCCCGGCACGGCAGACAACGCCCCCAACTCGCCACCGGAATCGACGCCTTGAAGGGCAAACAGGCCGTCGTCCTGGAGCGCGTCGACGGCTCCGGCGGCCGCATCAAGCTGGCCGGAGAGATCTGGTCGGCCCGCGCCCTCGACACCGGACGCGCCTACGAGGTGGGCCAGGAGGTGGACGTCGTGGACATCGAAGGGGCCACCGCCATCGTCATCTGA